A genomic region of Leptospira mtsangambouensis contains the following coding sequences:
- a CDS encoding OmpA family protein, whose translation MQKMNWKSYLAYCGMVFLFPILPVHAEGFERGKLIFYGNGAFGIGENSGTLEKNVEKTNFPNFLALNSPYADNLSAYMNYYTINMVNQQRTELSSHFGELGFEYGLFRYFGIGLSVSDQVIRASNFRSVDERQIILYALTATNYSTLLSRLNQGDTYDLAVQKKRDVFHSTSGDLNLFFHLQPNDQMDPYIRVGGGAGYERLFGGGTNRVFGAVGFRYHFDSHFFVNAELEHSNVYIVNYSAPSSGHRNKGNFEETYYKIGLGVSFPALGDDKPEIETKPNSVIDTAGSEIPTQSKEPVLENKLERFVFLASEIFDLPTSRIHLEGRARLDAIARSLVNEYKDYDVLVITYTSPFRDDLPGNYENYDLGFERSQAISRILRDKGVSPQRIINSTQGSSLYTVESKEKVVIELRKKVK comes from the coding sequence ATGCAGAAAATGAATTGGAAATCTTATCTTGCCTACTGTGGAATGGTTTTCCTTTTCCCAATTTTACCGGTTCATGCAGAAGGGTTTGAGCGTGGAAAATTAATTTTCTATGGGAATGGCGCTTTTGGGATCGGCGAAAATTCGGGGACTTTGGAAAAAAATGTAGAAAAGACAAATTTTCCGAATTTTCTTGCACTAAACTCTCCTTATGCGGACAATCTCTCCGCTTATATGAATTATTATACCATCAATATGGTGAACCAACAGAGAACTGAACTTTCTAGCCATTTCGGTGAATTGGGATTCGAATATGGATTGTTTCGTTATTTTGGAATTGGTTTATCCGTTTCTGACCAAGTGATCCGGGCTTCTAACTTTCGGTCCGTAGACGAAAGACAGATTATTCTATATGCGTTAACTGCTACAAACTATTCTACTCTCCTCAGTCGACTAAACCAAGGAGATACTTATGACTTAGCTGTTCAAAAAAAAAGAGACGTCTTCCATTCGACTTCAGGTGATTTGAATCTTTTTTTTCACTTACAACCAAATGATCAGATGGATCCATATATTCGAGTTGGAGGTGGTGCGGGATACGAACGATTGTTCGGTGGCGGTACGAATCGTGTATTCGGAGCTGTCGGTTTTAGGTATCATTTCGACAGTCATTTTTTTGTGAATGCTGAATTAGAACATTCCAATGTTTATATAGTGAATTATAGTGCACCCAGTTCTGGTCATAGGAACAAGGGAAATTTTGAAGAAACATATTACAAAATAGGATTGGGTGTCAGTTTTCCCGCGTTAGGTGATGATAAACCGGAGATAGAAACCAAACCTAACTCAGTCATAGATACCGCAGGTTCGGAAATTCCAACCCAATCCAAAGAACCGGTTTTAGAAAATAAACTGGAGAGATTTGTATTTCTTGCAAGTGAGATATTTGATCTACCCACAAGCCGTATTCACTTAGAGGGGAGAGCTCGTTTAGATGCCATTGCTCGCAGTTTAGTAAATGAGTATAAGGATTATGATGTTCTCGTGATTACGTATACTAGCCCCTTTCGGGATGATTTACCAGGAAATTATGAAAATTACGACCTTGGTTTTGAACGTTCCCAAGCAATCTCT